Proteins encoded within one genomic window of Desulfonatronospira thiodismutans ASO3-1:
- a CDS encoding sigma-54-dependent transcriptional regulator: protein MSGKILIIDDEEDIRLSLRGILEDENYQTLEAESGEQGLGLLGPGVDLVLLDIWLPGMDGLEVLNRLRESHPNLPVVMISGHGNIQTAVQAIKSGAFDFIEKPLSLEKVLITSEKALEFSRLRRENRKLRLSSKSAEVHRITGESDHIEELRQNIEQVAPTEAWVLITGENGTGKEIVARSLHIKSNRADHPLIAVNCAAIPEELIESELFGHEKGSFTGASSCKQGKFELADGGTLFLDEIGDMSLKTQAKILRILQEQSFERVGGHKTINVNVRVIAATNKNLQQEMKKGNFREDLFYRLNVFPLNLPPLRDRKKDIPPLLEEFTSQLSQEHNFKPLSFSPDAISILQKHPWPGNVRELKNFVERMYILHQGKEISASMLPAEIREAALSGQGPDKSAPDIPDAMPHDFKQARSLFEARFLDQKLKEHEGNVSRLAEAIGLERSYLYRKLKNYNISTE, encoded by the coding sequence ATGTCCGGAAAAATTTTGATAATCGATGACGAGGAAGACATCCGGCTTTCCCTGCGAGGAATTCTGGAAGACGAAAACTACCAGACCCTGGAAGCCGAAAGCGGTGAGCAGGGACTTGGACTTCTGGGCCCGGGCGTGGACCTGGTCCTGCTGGACATCTGGCTGCCGGGCATGGACGGCCTTGAGGTCTTAAACCGCCTCAGGGAAAGCCACCCCAACCTGCCAGTGGTCATGATCTCCGGTCACGGCAATATCCAGACCGCTGTACAGGCCATCAAGAGCGGCGCCTTTGATTTCATAGAAAAGCCTTTGTCCCTGGAAAAGGTGCTCATCACCTCGGAAAAGGCCCTGGAGTTTTCCAGGCTCAGGCGGGAAAACCGCAAGCTGCGCCTGAGCAGCAAATCCGCGGAAGTGCACAGGATAACCGGCGAGTCAGACCATATCGAGGAACTTCGGCAGAACATTGAACAGGTGGCCCCCACCGAGGCCTGGGTGCTCATTACCGGCGAAAACGGCACCGGCAAGGAAATTGTGGCCAGGTCCCTGCACATCAAAAGCAACAGAGCCGATCATCCCCTCATTGCAGTCAACTGTGCGGCCATCCCGGAAGAACTCATTGAATCGGAACTCTTCGGCCATGAAAAAGGCTCCTTTACCGGAGCATCATCTTGCAAGCAGGGCAAGTTTGAGCTGGCTGACGGGGGCACCCTTTTTCTGGATGAAATAGGAGACATGAGCCTCAAGACCCAGGCCAAGATACTTCGAATCCTGCAGGAGCAGAGTTTTGAGCGAGTGGGCGGACACAAAACCATAAACGTCAACGTCCGGGTCATCGCCGCCACCAACAAGAACCTGCAGCAGGAGATGAAGAAGGGCAATTTCCGGGAGGATCTGTTTTACAGGCTGAACGTCTTTCCCCTGAACCTGCCTCCCTTGCGGGACAGAAAAAAAGACATCCCGCCCCTTCTGGAGGAATTCACATCTCAGTTGAGCCAGGAGCACAATTTCAAACCCCTGAGTTTCAGTCCTGATGCCATAAGCATACTGCAGAAACACCCCTGGCCGGGAAATGTACGCGAACTCAAGAACTTTGTTGAGAGGATGTATATACTGCATCAGGGCAAGGAGATCAGCGCTTCCATGCTCCCGGCGGAAATCAGGGAGGCTGCACTCTCAGGGCAGGGACCTGATAAAAGTGCCCCCGACATACCAGATGCCATGCCCCACGACTTCAAACAGGCCAGGTCCCTGTTCGAAGCCAGGTTCCTGGATCAGAAACTCAAAGAACATGAAGGCAATGTGTCCAGACTGGCCGAGGCCATAGGCCTGGAAAGAAGCTACCTCTACCGCAAGCTCAAGAACTACAATATAAGCACGGAGTGA
- a CDS encoding stage II sporulation protein M, with protein MPQVNKMQKFPEYVLSQAVMTIKAARMWVLAAFMIYCAAAVVAWSQSEHFDFMEAQFGTLVEQFEGLGAWEFILRIFVHNLIASYLALCFIVFFGAVPLALAALNGFMLGWFINWMDHFSGLDFLIMLGPHGIFELPAMFIAFGVGMWRGVGFRMDQEQPGWVERLKRVHCVFAVFVVPLLFVAAILEGRYHLLELLM; from the coding sequence ATGCCGCAGGTCAATAAGATGCAGAAGTTTCCGGAATATGTGTTGAGCCAGGCGGTTATGACCATCAAGGCGGCCAGGATGTGGGTTCTGGCTGCGTTTATGATCTATTGCGCCGCTGCGGTCGTGGCCTGGAGTCAATCCGAACATTTTGATTTCATGGAGGCCCAGTTCGGAACACTGGTGGAACAGTTCGAAGGGCTGGGGGCCTGGGAATTTATCCTGCGTATCTTTGTGCACAACCTTATAGCCAGTTACCTGGCCTTGTGCTTTATTGTCTTTTTTGGCGCGGTACCCCTGGCCCTGGCTGCACTGAACGGATTTATGCTCGGCTGGTTCATCAACTGGATGGATCATTTCTCCGGGCTGGATTTTTTGATCATGCTCGGTCCGCACGGAATTTTTGAACTGCCGGCCATGTTCATCGCTTTTGGAGTCGGCATGTGGCGGGGCGTGGGTTTCCGCATGGACCAGGAGCAGCCGGGCTGGGTGGAACGTCTGAAAAGGGTGCACTGCGTCTTTGCCGTCTTTGTGGTGCCGTTGCTTTTTGTGGCGGCCATCCTGGAAGGCCGGTACCACCTGCTGGAGCTCTTGATGTAG
- a CDS encoding FecCD family ABC transporter permease, producing MSHFENGHLPPEYRTYIRRKGLFLIFLAVLGVLFFILAISKGAVYIPASDVLRILLGQGEESRFQTIVLNIRLPHALAAFLAGAGLAAAGAAMQSILRNPLGSPFTLGISQAGAFGAALAVMILGAGVMQSTQVGAVSILNPYLTTIVAFIFCMLTSMVIVAISRLRGATPEVLVLSGVALGALFNAGTMFLQYFADDIQLAAMVFWTFGDVGRAGWNEIRIMAVVVAVCLVFFVYNRWNYNAIEAGDETARGLGVRVDRVRLLGMLMASLATATIVSFLGIIGFVGLICPHIVRRVIGDDHRFLMPASCLTGGVLLLASDLAARLILAPHVLPVSVLTAFLGAPAFLYLLIKGRRP from the coding sequence ATGTCACACTTCGAGAACGGACACCTGCCTCCTGAGTACAGGACATATATCCGGCGCAAGGGACTGTTTCTTATCTTTCTTGCTGTCCTGGGGGTATTGTTTTTCATCCTGGCCATATCCAAGGGGGCTGTTTACATTCCAGCCTCTGATGTTCTGCGCATCCTCCTTGGCCAGGGCGAAGAGTCGCGCTTTCAGACCATAGTTTTAAATATCCGCCTGCCCCACGCCCTGGCCGCTTTTCTGGCCGGAGCCGGACTGGCCGCTGCCGGCGCAGCCATGCAGTCAATACTTAGAAACCCTCTGGGGTCTCCCTTCACCCTGGGCATTTCCCAGGCCGGTGCGTTCGGGGCCGCCCTGGCCGTCATGATCCTGGGAGCCGGAGTCATGCAGAGCACCCAGGTGGGGGCGGTAAGCATATTAAACCCCTACCTGACCACCATAGTGGCCTTTATCTTCTGCATGCTGACTTCCATGGTCATCGTGGCCATCTCCAGGCTGCGCGGGGCCACCCCGGAAGTACTGGTCCTGAGCGGCGTGGCCCTGGGGGCCCTGTTCAACGCCGGGACCATGTTTCTGCAGTATTTTGCCGACGACATACAGCTGGCGGCCATGGTCTTCTGGACCTTCGGGGACGTAGGCCGCGCAGGCTGGAATGAAATCCGCATTATGGCCGTGGTGGTGGCCGTATGCCTGGTTTTTTTCGTCTACAACCGCTGGAACTACAACGCCATCGAGGCCGGCGACGAGACAGCCAGAGGACTTGGGGTCAGGGTGGACCGGGTCCGCCTTCTGGGCATGCTCATGGCTTCCCTGGCCACGGCCACAATAGTCTCCTTTCTGGGAATCATAGGTTTTGTGGGTCTTATCTGCCCGCACATAGTGCGCCGGGTCATCGGCGATGATCACCGTTTTCTCATGCCCGCCTCCTGCCTCACCGGGGGGGTGCTGCTTCTGGCCTCGGATCTGGCCGCCAGGCTCATTCTGGCCCCGCATGTTCTGCCGGTATCTGTACTCACCGCCTTTCTGGGGGCACCGGCATTTCTGTATCTGCTGATAAAGGGGCGCAGGCCATGA
- the nifS gene encoding cysteine desulfurase NifS: MKVTYLDNNATTRVAPEVMEEMLPFMDTLYGNPSSMHTFGGQVQKHLAQARERAAQALDCSPEEIIFTSGGTEGDNAAIFAAVNSQPDKRHLVTTRVEHPAVLNTCKYLEGRGYEVTYLPVDGYGRVNLDQLRESLRPDTALVSVMYANNETGNIYPVQAMAEMVKERGVLFHTDAVQVIGKLDLSMQKLPVDYLALSGHKIHAPKGVGAMFVRKKAPFRPFILGGHQENGRRAGTENTAGIVGLGRAMQLAAMDIAEENTRVAALRDRLEQGLTREVEQTRINGDRESRLPNTLNISFKYVEGEAILLMLDTLGVCASSGSACTSGNLEPSSVLRAMGVPFTHVHGSIRFSLSRYTTQEEVDLVLDHLPGIINKLRDMSPFGQGREPAASAPRY, from the coding sequence GTGAAAGTCACATATCTGGATAATAACGCCACCACCAGGGTGGCCCCGGAAGTAATGGAAGAGATGCTTCCCTTCATGGATACCCTGTACGGCAACCCCTCCAGCATGCATACCTTCGGCGGTCAGGTACAAAAGCACCTGGCCCAGGCCAGGGAGCGTGCAGCACAGGCCCTGGACTGCTCCCCGGAGGAGATCATTTTTACCTCCGGCGGCACCGAAGGGGACAATGCAGCCATTTTCGCCGCGGTGAACTCCCAGCCGGACAAACGCCACCTGGTTACCACCCGGGTGGAGCATCCGGCGGTTCTAAACACATGCAAGTATCTCGAGGGCAGGGGGTACGAGGTGACTTATCTGCCGGTGGACGGATACGGCCGGGTGAACCTGGATCAGCTCAGGGAAAGCCTGCGTCCGGATACGGCCTTAGTGTCGGTAATGTATGCCAACAATGAGACAGGCAATATTTATCCGGTGCAGGCCATGGCCGAAATGGTCAAGGAGAGGGGGGTACTTTTTCATACCGACGCGGTGCAGGTCATTGGAAAACTTGACCTGTCCATGCAAAAGCTCCCTGTGGATTACCTGGCCCTGTCCGGGCACAAGATTCATGCTCCCAAGGGTGTGGGGGCCATGTTTGTGCGCAAGAAAGCGCCTTTCAGGCCTTTTATCCTGGGCGGGCACCAGGAAAACGGGCGCCGGGCAGGCACGGAAAACACCGCCGGTATTGTCGGCCTGGGCAGGGCCATGCAGTTGGCGGCCATGGATATAGCCGAGGAAAATACCCGGGTAGCTGCCCTGCGGGACAGGCTGGAGCAGGGTTTGACCAGAGAAGTGGAGCAGACCAGGATCAACGGTGACCGGGAGTCCAGACTGCCCAATACCCTGAATATTTCCTTCAAGTACGTGGAGGGGGAGGCTATCCTGCTCATGCTGGATACTCTGGGCGTGTGTGCCAGTTCCGGGTCTGCCTGCACTTCGGGCAACCTGGAACCCTCTTCTGTGCTGCGGGCCATGGGTGTACCCTTCACTCACGTGCACGGCTCAATCCGCTTCAGCCTCAGCCGTTATACCACCCAGGAGGAAGTGGACCTGGTCCTGGACCACCTGCCAGGGATTATCAACAAGCTGCGGGATATGTCCCCCTTTGGCCAGGGCCGCGAGCCGGCAGCATCAGCGCCCCGGTACTAA
- a CDS encoding MBL fold metallo-hydrolase: protein MFLERIENPGLAQFSYIVGSEGVFAVVDPRRDCQVYLDIVRSQGGRITHIFETHRNEDFVVGSRELAEITGAGIYHGEELDFAYGLPAREGDEFHLGQVRLKVLKTPGHTPESISLVIHDLSTGDAPIGVFTGDALFIGGSGRTDFYPGQEEEMAGQLYDSIFSRLLTLGDQTVVYPAHGAGSACGEGLAERKFSTLGYERLCNPDLQAQSREAFIQAKQGEEHSYPPYFSRMEKYNLDGPPAIVPFNSLQPMGAEDFGQAMQEGMLALDVRSPEAYCGAFIPGSLSVPLDMLPRYAGWFVPLDQEVGLIAESHRDLDSAWEYLLRLGFDRVRGWLEGGLHEWSVQGKRYEHAPVVFAGELQKRLSSGEDFTILDVRTRKEFHKAHLPGAQHIFLGELPQRMQEIGPGRPVTAFCGSGKRAVIAVSLLRQHGIREVENCLGSIQACSRSLCEIVSS, encoded by the coding sequence ATGTTTCTGGAAAGGATAGAGAATCCGGGTCTGGCCCAGTTTTCCTATATTGTGGGCAGCGAAGGGGTGTTTGCAGTTGTGGATCCCAGGCGGGACTGCCAGGTATACCTGGATATTGTCCGCAGCCAGGGGGGCCGGATAACCCATATTTTCGAGACCCACCGCAACGAGGATTTTGTTGTGGGCTCAAGGGAGCTGGCCGAAATCACCGGAGCCGGTATTTATCACGGTGAAGAGCTGGACTTTGCTTACGGTCTGCCCGCCCGGGAAGGAGATGAATTCCACCTGGGGCAGGTCAGGCTCAAGGTCTTGAAGACCCCCGGGCATACCCCGGAAAGCATCTCCCTTGTTATCCATGACCTGTCCACTGGAGATGCTCCCATTGGGGTATTTACCGGGGATGCGCTTTTCATCGGCGGTAGCGGGCGAACTGATTTTTACCCTGGACAGGAAGAGGAAATGGCCGGCCAGCTTTATGACAGCATTTTTTCCAGGCTGCTTACCCTGGGAGATCAGACAGTTGTCTATCCGGCTCATGGAGCAGGCTCGGCCTGCGGGGAGGGCCTTGCGGAGAGAAAGTTTTCCACCCTGGGATATGAAAGGCTTTGCAATCCGGATCTGCAGGCACAAAGCCGGGAAGCTTTTATACAGGCCAAACAGGGGGAAGAGCATTCTTACCCGCCTTATTTTTCGCGCATGGAAAAGTACAATCTTGACGGCCCGCCGGCCATAGTCCCGTTTAACTCATTACAGCCCATGGGCGCGGAAGATTTCGGCCAGGCCATGCAGGAGGGCATGCTGGCCTTAGATGTGCGCAGCCCCGAGGCCTATTGCGGGGCCTTTATTCCCGGATCCCTTTCTGTCCCCCTGGATATGCTGCCCAGATATGCAGGCTGGTTTGTGCCCCTGGACCAGGAGGTGGGTTTGATCGCGGAGTCACACCGGGACCTGGATTCAGCCTGGGAATATCTGTTGCGGCTGGGATTCGACCGGGTCAGGGGCTGGCTGGAAGGAGGTCTGCATGAATGGTCGGTACAGGGAAAGCGCTACGAGCATGCCCCTGTTGTTTTTGCTGGAGAACTGCAAAAACGTCTTAGTTCCGGGGAAGACTTTACTATTCTCGACGTGCGTACCAGAAAAGAGTTTCACAAGGCACATCTCCCGGGTGCCCAGCATATTTTCCTGGGAGAACTGCCGCAAAGGATGCAGGAGATAGGCCCCGGCAGGCCGGTAACCGCGTTTTGCGGCAGCGGAAAGAGGGCGGTCATAGCTGTTTCCCTTCTGCGGCAACACGGGATAAGGGAAGTGGAAAACTGCCTGGGTTCCATTCAGGCCTGCTCCAGATCTCTTTGCGAGATAGTGTCTTCGTGA
- a CDS encoding ABC transporter ATP-binding protein — protein MILNVQDLCIGYDQGLVLKNLDFRVAHGEILGILGPNGAGKTTLLRCINRILKPSQGRVLVKDRDVLRMRSEEIARNLSYVAQKTEMGRMTAFDAVLLGRRPYLGWKVTHNDLRIVDAAIKRLGLEELALRHLDQMSGGELQKVCIARALVQEPTVMLLDEPTSSLDLKNQLEILRTIDFVVQEHELAAVMTMHDLNLALRFAHKFLFLKDGGIYHHGGIEELTPEMVKAVYGVEVDILNHQGNLVIVPKNN, from the coding sequence ATGATTCTCAATGTACAGGACCTGTGCATAGGATACGACCAGGGACTGGTACTCAAAAACCTGGACTTCAGGGTGGCCCACGGGGAAATACTGGGCATCCTGGGCCCCAATGGCGCAGGCAAGACCACCCTGTTGCGCTGCATCAACCGCATCCTCAAGCCAAGCCAGGGCCGGGTACTGGTCAAAGACCGCGATGTTCTCAGGATGCGCTCCGAGGAGATAGCCAGGAACCTGAGCTACGTGGCCCAGAAAACGGAAATGGGACGCATGACCGCTTTTGATGCCGTACTTCTGGGACGCAGGCCTTATCTTGGGTGGAAAGTGACCCACAATGACCTGCGCATAGTTGACGCCGCCATCAAACGCCTGGGACTGGAAGAACTCGCCCTGCGCCACCTGGACCAGATGAGCGGAGGCGAGCTGCAGAAGGTATGCATCGCCCGGGCCCTGGTGCAGGAGCCCACGGTCATGCTTCTGGACGAGCCCACCAGCAGCCTGGACCTGAAAAATCAGCTGGAAATCCTGCGCACCATCGACTTTGTAGTCCAGGAACACGAACTGGCAGCGGTCATGACCATGCACGACCTGAACCTGGCCCTGCGTTTCGCGCATAAGTTTTTGTTTCTAAAAGACGGCGGTATTTATCACCACGGCGGGATAGAAGAATTGACCCCGGAGATGGTTAAGGCGGTCTACGGGGTAGAGGTGGATATTTTGAATCACCAGGGCAACCTGGTAATAGTCCCCAAAAACAATTAG
- a CDS encoding HD domain-containing protein, with the protein MNIKPYLNYFQDYVQAFMDAAPAGDLNFELKKEHSLRVMEQARELASYHGFDPQSCFLTSLAGLFHDLGRFEQYWLYRTFNDKISVNHGLLSTKILHREKVLRKLSAPDKRCVLLSVLYHNRKSLPRTLAPGIRAVAGAVRDADKLDIYPIILHHISRDSKGSNTITLELEDANEVSPEILEQVRSGRLADYHRMRYKNDFLLLMSSWIYDLNYAYSCRRVLQKGYLDTIFAMLPQNSLMHSLRDSLLAYLQKYAKG; encoded by the coding sequence ATGAATATCAAACCATATCTGAATTATTTCCAGGATTATGTCCAGGCTTTCATGGACGCTGCACCTGCTGGGGATTTAAACTTTGAGCTGAAAAAAGAGCACAGCCTGAGGGTAATGGAACAGGCCCGGGAGCTGGCATCTTATCATGGCTTTGACCCGCAATCATGTTTTTTGACTTCTCTGGCCGGGCTTTTTCACGACCTGGGCCGCTTTGAGCAGTACTGGCTTTACCGGACATTCAACGACAAAATATCCGTCAACCACGGCCTTTTAAGTACAAAGATCCTGCACAGGGAAAAGGTTTTAAGAAAACTTTCTGCACCTGATAAAAGGTGCGTTCTTCTATCTGTACTTTACCACAATAGAAAAAGCCTGCCCCGGACCCTTGCCCCGGGCATCAGGGCAGTGGCCGGTGCAGTTCGGGACGCGGACAAACTGGATATATATCCCATTATTTTACACCACATCTCCCGGGATTCAAAGGGCAGCAACACCATCACCCTGGAGCTTGAGGATGCAAACGAAGTCAGCCCGGAAATACTGGAGCAGGTAAGATCCGGCAGGCTGGCCGATTACCACAGGATGCGCTATAAGAACGACTTTCTGCTGCTCATGTCCTCCTGGATATACGATCTCAACTATGCTTATTCCTGTCGCCGGGTACTTCAAAAAGGCTACTTAGACACCATTTTTGCCATGCTGCCCCAAAACAGCCTCATGCACTCCCTCAGAGACAGTCTGCTGGCATACCTGCAAAAGTACGCGAAAGGATGA
- a CDS encoding ion transporter: MQQEIHKPEGLQSRALALVENQKFQRLVIAVIILNGIVLGLETSDRIMSLAGPVLLTIDKLCLGFFVVELLIKMYAQRRQFPRDGWNVFDFLVVAVSLVPEQAGLAVLRSLRVLRVMRMISALPSMRRVVGAMLHALPGVSSVAGIIAIVFYVGAVMSTKLFGQEFPDMFGSIGASLYTLFQVMTLEGWSEDVVRPVMEVYPHAWLFFVPFILVTTYTVINLVVGIIVGAMEDRAIEEGSKQDPAVVLTRLEKRLDDMDSKMEELLREKRR; encoded by the coding sequence ATGCAACAAGAAATACATAAGCCCGAAGGCCTGCAGTCCAGGGCCCTTGCCCTGGTAGAGAACCAGAAGTTCCAGCGCCTGGTTATAGCTGTAATCATACTAAACGGTATTGTTCTCGGGCTGGAAACCTCGGACAGAATCATGTCCCTGGCCGGGCCGGTTCTCTTGACCATTGACAAGCTGTGCCTGGGCTTTTTTGTGGTGGAACTGCTCATCAAGATGTATGCCCAGCGCAGGCAGTTTCCAAGAGACGGCTGGAATGTCTTTGATTTCCTGGTGGTGGCCGTCTCCCTGGTCCCGGAGCAAGCCGGGCTTGCAGTCCTGAGGTCCTTGAGGGTGCTCCGGGTGATGCGCATGATTTCCGCCCTGCCAAGCATGCGGCGGGTGGTGGGAGCCATGCTTCATGCCCTGCCCGGGGTAAGTTCTGTGGCCGGGATCATCGCCATTGTCTTTTATGTGGGCGCAGTCATGTCCACCAAGCTGTTCGGACAGGAATTTCCGGATATGTTCGGCAGTATCGGGGCTTCCCTGTATACCCTGTTTCAGGTCATGACCCTGGAGGGCTGGTCCGAGGATGTGGTCCGGCCGGTAATGGAAGTCTACCCCCATGCCTGGCTTTTTTTCGTGCCTTTTATCCTGGTGACTACTTATACTGTCATCAACCTGGTTGTAGGTATCATAGTAGGGGCAATGGAAGACCGGGCCATAGAAGAGGGGTCCAAGCAGGACCCGGCAGTAGTACTCACCCGGCTTGAAAAACGCCTGGATGATATGGACTCCAAGATGGAAGAACTGCTCAGGGAAAAAAGAAGATAA
- a CDS encoding amidohydrolase family protein: MYCVRAETIYTGRQVVQDACLVFDDSGIVGVFPEVYGEIIRECRVITPAFIDPHSHIGMVRAGEPRAEAESNDRQDPILVMADALDSLQMDDQALQEAVEAGVLYSCILPGSGNIIGGKSAVIRNYASDSTRAFVDRAGLKAALGYNPMSTTSWNGSRPTTRMGALAMLRNRLDEVLVKEKRRQAADEEKKKEIILSAEEETLLKVLKGELVLRVHVHKIDDIAALLRLVDEFSLRVSVEHAMGVHHGDIFKELSRRGIPVVYGPVDAFAYKVELKHENWRNLKHLLDSGVEYGLMTDHPVTPARQLFLQTRWFLRLGLSRQEVVEILTRKNAALLGLDDRLGTLEKGKWASFICWKDDPFDLAGYPEAVYGEGSAVYTAEA, translated from the coding sequence ATGTATTGCGTACGCGCAGAGACCATATACACCGGCAGGCAGGTTGTTCAGGATGCCTGCCTTGTGTTTGATGATTCCGGCATAGTTGGGGTCTTTCCCGAGGTATACGGGGAAATTATCCGGGAATGCCGGGTCATAACCCCGGCATTTATTGATCCCCACAGCCACATAGGCATGGTCCGGGCCGGTGAGCCCAGGGCCGAGGCCGAATCCAACGACAGGCAGGATCCGATTCTGGTCATGGCCGATGCACTGGATTCGCTGCAGATGGATGACCAGGCCCTGCAGGAGGCTGTGGAAGCAGGGGTGCTTTATTCCTGCATACTTCCGGGAAGCGGTAATATAATTGGCGGCAAAAGCGCGGTTATTCGAAACTATGCCTCTGACAGCACCAGGGCCTTTGTGGACAGGGCCGGACTCAAGGCAGCCCTGGGATATAATCCCATGTCCACTACCTCCTGGAACGGCTCCAGGCCCACGACTAGAATGGGGGCGCTGGCCATGCTGCGCAACAGGCTGGATGAGGTGCTTGTCAAGGAAAAGCGCCGCCAGGCGGCGGACGAGGAAAAGAAAAAAGAAATCATCCTGTCCGCGGAAGAAGAGACTCTGCTTAAGGTTCTGAAGGGAGAGCTTGTTTTAAGGGTGCACGTGCACAAGATCGATGATATTGCCGCCCTATTGAGACTGGTGGATGAGTTTTCATTGCGTGTAAGTGTGGAGCACGCCATGGGTGTACACCATGGCGATATCTTCAAAGAACTGTCCAGGCGGGGTATTCCCGTAGTTTACGGACCCGTGGATGCTTTTGCCTACAAGGTGGAGCTGAAACACGAGAACTGGCGCAACCTGAAGCACCTTCTGGATTCAGGGGTGGAGTACGGTCTCATGACCGACCACCCTGTAACCCCTGCACGGCAGTTATTCCTGCAGACCCGCTGGTTTCTGCGCCTGGGGCTGTCCAGACAGGAGGTGGTGGAAATCCTGACCAGAAAGAATGCCGCCCTTCTTGGTTTAGATGACAGGCTTGGCACCCTGGAAAAGGGCAAATGGGCCTCTTTTATCTGCTGGAAAGATGATCCCTTTGATCTGGCCGGTTATCCGGAGGCAGTGTACGGGGAAGGCAGTGCTGTTTATACCGCTGAAGCGTGA
- the nifU gene encoding Fe-S cluster assembly protein NifU, with product MWEYTDKVKEFFLNPKNAGEISDADAVGEVGSLACGDALKLFLKVDDSGVIQDASFQTFGCASAIASSSVLTELLKGKTVDEASRITNKDIARELGGLPKEKMHCSVMGQQALEAALKNLRGEEAATRDLEGEVVCECFGVTDEEIKRAIRDNNLTSVEDVTHYTKAGGGCEDCHAEIEKLLDQVRSQTLTPVEPVSEERPMTNIKRMQLVTRVVDEEIRPSLHKDGGDIELVDIEGPKVMVSFRGACAGCPSSHLTAKEVVEKKLKERVDSQIQVEEVRL from the coding sequence ATGTGGGAATACACGGATAAGGTTAAAGAATTTTTCTTGAACCCCAAAAACGCAGGCGAAATAAGCGATGCCGACGCAGTGGGCGAGGTGGGCAGTCTGGCCTGCGGGGATGCCCTGAAGCTCTTTTTGAAGGTGGATGATTCGGGTGTCATTCAGGACGCCAGTTTCCAGACTTTCGGCTGCGCCAGCGCCATCGCCTCCAGTTCGGTCTTGACCGAGCTTTTAAAGGGCAAGACCGTGGACGAGGCATCCAGGATCACCAATAAAGATATTGCCCGGGAACTCGGAGGGCTTCCCAAGGAAAAGATGCACTGCTCGGTAATGGGGCAGCAGGCCCTGGAAGCGGCTCTGAAAAACCTGCGTGGTGAAGAGGCTGCCACCCGTGATCTTGAGGGGGAAGTGGTCTGCGAATGCTTCGGTGTCACGGATGAAGAGATAAAGAGGGCCATCCGGGATAATAACCTGACCTCGGTGGAGGATGTGACTCATTATACCAAGGCCGGGGGTGGCTGTGAAGATTGCCACGCAGAGATAGAAAAGCTTTTGGACCAGGTGCGCTCACAAACTCTTACCCCTGTGGAGCCGGTGAGCGAAGAAAGGCCCATGACCAATATCAAGCGCATGCAGCTGGTGACCAGGGTAGTGGACGAGGAGATCCGGCCAAGCCTGCACAAGGATGGAGGAGATATAGAACTGGTGGATATTGAAGGACCAAAGGTCATGGTTTCCTTTCGCGGAGCGTGTGCCGGATGTCCGTCCAGCCATCTCACGGCCAAGGAAGTGGTGGAAAAAAAGCTCAAAGAGCGCGTTGATTCTCAGATCCAGGTGGAGGAGGTGCGGTTGTGA
- a CDS encoding rubrerythrin family protein: MSKTQKNLQDAFAGESQANRKYLAFAKQAEKEGFPQVARLFRAAAEAETVHAHTHLKNMGEIKTTKENLETAIAGETHEFKHMYPQMIKEAEEEGHNAVKRSFQFANDVEEVHANLYKKALEKMENLEEAEYYICSVCGYTVENDAPDKCPICNAVKKAFYKPE, from the coding sequence ATGAGCAAGACCCAGAAGAATCTGCAGGATGCCTTTGCCGGTGAGTCCCAGGCCAACCGCAAATACCTGGCCTTTGCCAAGCAGGCTGAGAAGGAAGGATTTCCCCAGGTGGCCAGACTGTTTCGGGCTGCTGCCGAAGCCGAGACAGTGCATGCCCATACTCATCTGAAAAACATGGGGGAAATCAAGACCACAAAAGAGAACCTGGAAACGGCCATTGCCGGGGAGACCCACGAGTTCAAGCATATGTATCCCCAGATGATCAAGGAAGCCGAGGAAGAAGGCCACAATGCGGTGAAAAGAAGCTTTCAGTTTGCCAATGACGTGGAAGAGGTCCATGCCAACCTGTATAAGAAGGCCCTGGAAAAGATGGAAAACCTGGAAGAGGCGGAGTACTACATCTGTTCTGTGTGCGGATACACTGTAGAAAACGATGCACCGGACAAGTGCCCCATCTGCAACGCAGTCAAGAAGGCCTTTTACAAGCCTGAATAA